A region of Allocoleopsis franciscana PCC 7113 DNA encodes the following proteins:
- a CDS encoding MFS transporter: MRNKLILLASLYISQYIPTTFFIQTVPVLMRQQNMSLGAIGFLGFLIIPSALKFLWSPLVDRYRLPKLGHYRGWIIVLQSLLIVTLLVTASLDVQTNITGLLVCMFLAFLFSSSQDIATDALAVNLLQPQERGIGNAIQSSGNFLGAIIGGGTALILLEKAGFQTTLLTMAIALLLCLVPTLFYQEHSISPVKSFTLKSYFQPFIRFFSRPNMGLWLLVVLLYMISENVSGTLIRPLLVDRGLSLSDIGWLLGVVSYVARIIAALIAGVLIAQWGRKRSLITFGVIANVAALLYILPAAGVASPSILYTVCILVSGLQSMAYTALLTAMMDRSNPTTAGTDYTTQISVAFVGVVATTILGGMVADAIGYTATLIIGVVVSLSSLLWIPKVYKDTVRT; the protein is encoded by the coding sequence ATGAGAAATAAACTAATTCTGCTTGCCAGTCTTTATATCTCCCAGTACATTCCAACAACGTTCTTCATCCAAACCGTTCCGGTGTTGATGCGACAACAGAATATGTCACTAGGCGCGATCGGTTTTTTGGGTTTCCTAATTATTCCGTCTGCCTTGAAGTTTCTCTGGTCGCCGCTGGTCGATCGCTACCGCCTGCCTAAATTAGGACATTATCGGGGTTGGATTATTGTTTTGCAAAGTTTGTTGATTGTAACGCTGCTGGTGACAGCTTCTCTGGATGTGCAGACAAACATTACCGGATTACTTGTCTGTATGTTTTTAGCTTTCTTATTTTCTTCCAGCCAAGATATTGCTACGGATGCTTTAGCAGTTAATTTACTCCAACCTCAAGAGCGTGGCATTGGCAACGCGATTCAATCTAGTGGCAATTTTTTGGGAGCTATTATTGGTGGCGGTACAGCTCTGATTTTACTGGAGAAAGCCGGATTTCAGACTACGCTGCTGACAATGGCGATCGCCTTGCTGCTGTGTTTAGTGCCTACGCTGTTCTATCAAGAACACAGTATTTCCCCTGTAAAATCTTTTACCCTGAAATCGTACTTTCAGCCATTCATCCGCTTCTTTTCTCGTCCAAACATGGGGTTATGGCTACTGGTGGTGCTGCTGTATATGATTAGCGAAAATGTTTCGGGTACGTTAATTCGTCCACTGCTGGTTGATCGCGGCTTGTCTTTATCTGACATTGGTTGGTTACTGGGTGTAGTCAGCTACGTTGCTAGAATCATCGCTGCGTTGATTGCAGGAGTGCTAATCGCACAGTGGGGGCGTAAGCGATCGCTTATTACCTTTGGTGTTATTGCCAACGTTGCTGCGCTGTTGTACATCTTACCGGCTGCTGGTGTTGCGAGTCCGTCCATCCTGTATACGGTGTGCATTCTCGTCAGTGGGTTACAAAGTATGGCATACACCGCCCTCCTCACCGCCATGATGGATCGCAGCAATCCTACTACCGCAGGTACTGATTATACGACTCAAATTTCCGTGGCGTTTGTGGGTGTGGTTGCTACCACAATTCTGGGTGGAATGGTGGCTGATGCGATCGGATATACAGCCACGTTAATCATCGGTGTAGTTGTGAGTTTATCGAGTTTGCTATGGATTCCCAAAGTATACAAAGACACTGTGCGGACGTAA
- a CDS encoding IS1634 family transposase: MQVMNLDHLGLVAGIIDEIGLVEQIDLRLGQDSREKVSAGLVVKAMILNGLGFVSAPLYLFSRFFEGKATEHLIGTGVKPEHLNDDRLGRVLDELFLAGLTRCFVSIAMKAIAKFGVSIETAHLDSTSFHLHGEYETANDEVVVTQKTEDGTRVEIEVAPKAIHLTYGYSRDHRSDLKQFVMNLICGGEGGIPLFLEMADGNQDDKTKFAHLFEEFQKQWTFEGIHIADSALYTADNLKRMKQLKYHTLEAVEIIEQDHYSQPGRPAKQTRPTHKTYHIQATLVVNETVLEQQRQQAGRFILATNVLDKEQLNNDAVLSEYKEQQSTERGFSFLKDPLFFADSVFLKDPGRIAAVGMVMGLCLLVYNLGQAALRQALVQADESLPNQLKKPTQRPTLRWIFQCFQAVHLLVIDGVEQIANLTDERLKILRFFSQACRDYYLLC, encoded by the coding sequence ATGCAGGTAATGAACCTCGACCACTTGGGTCTGGTGGCAGGTATTATTGACGAAATCGGGCTGGTGGAACAAATAGACCTGCGGTTGGGGCAAGACAGCCGAGAAAAAGTCAGTGCAGGTCTTGTGGTCAAAGCAATGATTCTCAACGGACTGGGCTTTGTGTCAGCCCCACTGTACTTATTTAGTCGATTTTTTGAAGGGAAAGCTACAGAACACCTGATTGGAACCGGAGTCAAGCCAGAACATCTCAATGATGACCGCCTGGGACGAGTGCTTGATGAACTGTTCCTGGCAGGACTAACCCGTTGCTTCGTCAGCATTGCCATGAAAGCTATCGCCAAGTTTGGAGTGAGTATTGAGACAGCGCACTTAGACTCGACCTCATTTCATCTGCATGGCGAGTATGAAACAGCCAATGACGAAGTGGTAGTCACTCAAAAGACAGAAGATGGCACAAGAGTAGAAATTGAGGTAGCGCCGAAAGCGATTCACCTAACGTATGGATATTCTCGTGACCATAGAAGTGACCTCAAACAATTCGTGATGAATCTGATATGTGGTGGAGAGGGTGGTATACCGTTATTTTTAGAGATGGCAGATGGCAATCAAGACGACAAGACAAAGTTTGCCCATCTGTTTGAGGAGTTTCAGAAACAGTGGACTTTTGAGGGAATACACATAGCAGATAGTGCTTTGTACACTGCCGACAACCTCAAGCGGATGAAGCAGTTGAAATATCACACCCTAGAAGCAGTAGAAATCATTGAGCAAGACCATTACTCCCAACCGGGAAGACCAGCAAAGCAAACTCGACCCACTCACAAAACCTATCACATTCAAGCCACATTGGTAGTCAATGAAACTGTCCTAGAACAACAAAGACAGCAAGCGGGACGATTCATTCTCGCCACCAATGTCCTAGACAAGGAACAATTGAATAATGATGCAGTCCTGAGTGAGTACAAAGAGCAGCAGAGTACGGAACGGGGCTTTAGCTTTCTCAAAGACCCTCTGTTTTTTGCTGATAGTGTTTTCCTGAAAGACCCAGGTCGCATTGCTGCTGTAGGGATGGTTATGGGATTGTGTCTGTTGGTCTACAACTTGGGACAGGCAGCTTTACGTCAAGCCTTAGTTCAAGCTGATGAAAGCCTCCCTAATCAATTAAAAAAGCCGACTCAGCGTCCCACCCTCCGCTGGATATTTCAGTGTTTCCAAGCGGTGCATTTGTTAGTGATTGATGGGGTTGAGCAAATTGCCAATCTTACCGATGAACGCTTAAAGATTTTGCGCTTTTTCTCTCAAGCTTGCCGGGACTACTATCTATTGTGCTGA